A part of Perca fluviatilis chromosome 15, GENO_Pfluv_1.0, whole genome shotgun sequence genomic DNA contains:
- the tmem11 gene encoding transmembrane protein 11, mitochondrial isoform X2 — translation MAATDCYIVHEIYNGENAQDQFEYELEQALEAQYKYIVIEPTRIGDETARWITVGNCLHKTAVLSGAACLLTPLSLPVEYSRYVALPAGALSVACSALYGISWQFDPCCKYQVEYDSQKLSRLPLHTLTSSTPVVLVRRDDVHRKRLHNTIALAALVYCAKKIYELYAV, via the coding sequence ATGGCGGCGACAGACTGCTACATTGTGCACGAGATCTATAACGGGGAAAATGCGCAGGACCAGTTTGAGTACGAGCTGGAGCAGGCGCTGGAGGCCCAGTATAAATACATTGTCATCGAGCCCACCCGCATCGGAGATGAAACGGCCCGTTGGATTACCGTGGGCAACTGCCTGCACAAGACGGCCGTGTTGTCAGGTGCTGCTTGCCTCCTGACGCCACTTTCACTGCCTGTTGAATACTCGCGCTATGTGGCGTTGCCCGCTGGCGCCCTCAGTGTGGCCTGCTCTGCCCTCTATGGGATTTCATGGCAATTTGATCCCTGCTGCAAGTACCAGGTGGAGTACGACAGCCAAAAACTCTCGCGGCTGCCCCTGCATACACTCACCTCCTCGACGCCCGTGGTGTTGGTACGCAGAGATGACGTCCACAGAAAGAGACTCCATAATACGATAGCACTGGCTGCCCTGGTGTATTGCGCCAAGAAGATCTACGAACTCTATGCGGTATGA
- the dhrs7b gene encoding dehydrogenase/reductase SDR family member 7B produces MERVMGGGVLPLVLASAGILLLYRIIVRLRPGAALQDAVVVITGASSGLGKECAQVFHAAGARLVLCGRDAARLQQVVQELTASLTGSGRQTYTPCTVIFDLADTDTVDRAAEEILKCYGQVDVLINNAGISYRGNILDTHLSVQRDVMETNYFGPIALTQALLPSMVHRRSGHIVVISSVQGKIAIPYRSAYAASKHATQAYFDCLRAEIERYGIPVTVISPGYIRTSLSVNAVTGDGSKYGVLDKTTEMGRDPRDVAQAVLKAVRQKSKDVVLAGPLPNLAIYLRTLWPALFFKLMSSRARKEQKPKDE; encoded by the exons ATGGAGCGCGTCATGGGAGGTGGAGTGCTTCCGCTTGTTTTAGCAAGTGCAGGGATCTTGCTGCTTTATCGGATAATTGTACGCCTCAGACCAGGAGCTGctctgcaggatgctgtggtggTCATCACAGGGGCCAGCTCTGGACTGGGGAAAG aGTGTGCTCAGGTCTTTCACGCAGCAGGCGCACGGCTCGTGCTGTGTGGACGAGATGCAGCCCGCCTGCAGCAGGTGGTCCAGGAGCTCACAGCAAGTTTAACAGGCTCAGGGCGGCAG ACGTACACTCCCTGCACCGTTATCTTCGATCTGGctgacacagacacagtggACAGAGCTGCAGAGGAGATCCTGAAATGTTACGGACAAGTGGATGTCCTGATCAACAATGCTGGAATCAGTTACCGCGGCAACATACTGGATACACACCTTTCAGTTCAGCGGGACGTTATGGAAACAAATTACTTTGGGCCCATTGCGCTTACTCAAG CTCTCCTGCCCTCAATGGTTCATCGGCGCAGTGGCCACATCGTTGTCATTAGCAGTGTCCAGGGCAAGATCGCCATTCCTTACAGATCAGCTT ATGCAGCCTCTAAGCACGCGACCCAGGCCTACTTTGACTGCTTACGGGCCGAGATTGAGCGCTACGGGATTCCAGTGACCGTGATCAGTCCAGGGTACATCCGAACCAGCCTGTCGGTCAACGCTGTCACAGGTGACGGCTCTAAGTATGGAG TTTTGGATAAAACCACAGAAATGGGTCGGGACCCCAGGGATGTGGCtcaggcagttctgaaggctgTCCGTCAGAAGAGCAAAGATGTTGTTTTGGCAGGACCTCTGCCCAATCTGGCCATTTACCTCCGCACACTGTGGCCCGCACTCTTCTTCAAACTAATGTCCTCTCGCGCTCGCAAGGAGCAGAAACCAAAAGACGAGTGA
- the tmem11 gene encoding transmembrane protein 11, mitochondrial isoform X1, with the protein MASLGRRRGVPVSRERGVMAATDCYIVHEIYNGENAQDQFEYELEQALEAQYKYIVIEPTRIGDETARWITVGNCLHKTAVLSGAACLLTPLSLPVEYSRYVALPAGALSVACSALYGISWQFDPCCKYQVEYDSQKLSRLPLHTLTSSTPVVLVRRDDVHRKRLHNTIALAALVYCAKKIYELYAV; encoded by the exons ATGGCGTCGCTGGGAAGGAGGCGCGGTGTCCCAGTAAGCAGGGAGAG GGGAGTGATGGCGGCGACAGACTGCTACATTGTGCACGAGATCTATAACGGGGAAAATGCGCAGGACCAGTTTGAGTACGAGCTGGAGCAGGCGCTGGAGGCCCAGTATAAATACATTGTCATCGAGCCCACCCGCATCGGAGATGAAACGGCCCGTTGGATTACCGTGGGCAACTGCCTGCACAAGACGGCCGTGTTGTCAGGTGCTGCTTGCCTCCTGACGCCACTTTCACTGCCTGTTGAATACTCGCGCTATGTGGCGTTGCCCGCTGGCGCCCTCAGTGTGGCCTGCTCTGCCCTCTATGGGATTTCATGGCAATTTGATCCCTGCTGCAAGTACCAGGTGGAGTACGACAGCCAAAAACTCTCGCGGCTGCCCCTGCATACACTCACCTCCTCGACGCCCGTGGTGTTGGTACGCAGAGATGACGTCCACAGAAAGAGACTCCATAATACGATAGCACTGGCTGCCCTGGTGTATTGCGCCAAGAAGATCTACGAACTCTATGCGGTATGA